The following DNA comes from Candidatus Woesearchaeota archaeon.
TGAATGCATCAGCAAGGCCTATTTTTCTCCAATAATCCCCTTAATCTTGTTTTCAAGCTCATTTTTGTTTATATTTCCGACAATCCTTCCGATTTCCCTGCCTGATTTGAAGACAACAATGCACGGAATTCCCCTTATTCCGTATTCTTCAGCTATTTCAGAAGCGCTGTCAACATTGAACTTGCAGAACTTCAGCATTGCCAATTTTTTTGAAAGCTCCTCGTAAGCAGGGGCCATCATTTTGCAGGGCATGCACCATTCTGCCCAGAAATCCACTAGCACAACCTTATCGCTGTCCAGAATTTCTTCCTTGAAAGTATCCTTATTTAGCTCTATTACCGCCATCATTTTTAATTTCACCTCTTAAAAAGGCATCTATTGCCGCTGCTGCGTTCTTGCCATCAGCCATTGCTTTTATGACTGTGGATTCCTGGCCGATCACATCACCGCCTGCAAATATTTTGGGTTCGGATGTCTGGTAGTTTTCATTCACTTCTATTGCGCCCCTCATAACCGTCCTTAATTCAGAATTCCTTGTCAGCAAAGGATTTATGCCCTGGCCTATTGCGATGATAACCTGGCCGCACTCAAGGCTGAACTCGGAATCTTCTATCGGCAATGGAGTTCTTCTTCCTGACGAGTCCATTTCGCCAAGCATCATCTGCTGGAATTCCATGCCTGTGACAAATTTATCGCCAATTATTTTTGTTGGGCTTGTCAGCATTAAAAAGTTAATCCCCTCTTCCTTGGCGTGCTCTATCTCTTCAAGTCTTGCAGGCATTTCATCAAAAGAACGCCTGTAAACAACAGTTACATCAGAGCCAAGGCGCCTGGCTGTTCGTGCAGCGTCAATCGCAACATTCCCTCCTCCGACAACTATGGTTTTGTTTGCCCTCTTTATCGGAGTTTTTGCTTTTGGAAATTCATTCGCTTTCATCAGGTTTATCCTTGCTAAAAATTCATTTGCAGAATAAACCCCATTAAGGCTTTCCCCCGGAATGCGCATAAAATAAGGCAAGCCAGCGCCTGTTCCTATGAAAACAGCATCATACTGTTTTGAGAGCTCGTCAAGCGAGATAGTTCTGCCAATCACAGAATTAAGCTCGATCTCAACTCCGAGTTTTTTAATATATCTTATTTCATCATCAACAATCTTATTTGGCAGCCTGAATTCCGGAATTCCGTAGAGCAGAACGCCTCCTGCCTTGTGCAATGCCTCAAATATTTTCACATTATGGCCCATTAAAGCAAGCTTCGCAGCGCATGTAAGCGAAGCAGGCCCGGAGCCGACAACAGCAACCTTTTTGCCTGTTTTCCTGATTGCAGGAATTAAAAAACTTTTTTCATTATCTCCTGCAAACCTTTCCAGGCAGCCAATTGCAATCTGCTGCTTTTTCTTTGCTAAGATGCATTTTTCCTCGCACTGCGTTTCCTGGGGGCACACCCTGCCGCAAACTTTTGGAAGAAAATTCTGCTCTTTTATTGTCTTTATCGCATCATCAAATTTCTTGTCTTTGATCTGCTTTATAAACTTCGGAATGTTTATTTTGACAGGGCATCCTTCGATGCAGACTGGCTTTTTGCACTGCAGGCAGCGGGATGCTTCTTTGATCGCCAGTTCATCATTATAACCTAGATTGACTTCATCGAAATTTTTAATTCTCTCTTCTGATTTTTGCTGCGGCATTATGGTTTTCATTTTGTTTATATCCACAAACGCTCCGGGATACACTTTATGGTCACTTTATTTCTGAAATATCTCTTAAGGTATTCTATAATCAGTTTGAGACTCGAATATTCCTGGCCATAAGTATATATTTGGATTGACCTCTCGTTATTCTTAATAATCTTTCGCAGATGAATAATCTTTAAACAAGATTTCAGATTTAATTTGCTGGCAAAATAGTTTTGGATTATTAATTGTTTTTTCTTTTTGTTTAATTTTATTATATACATGTGCATAAGGAAGTAGGTAAGGTATATGGACAAAAATAGGTAAATATTTGCTATTAAAATTTTAAATAACATATTGGACGATTTAATTATTATGAATAGGAGAGCTAACAAAAGCAACAAATAAAATATTGCCGCTATTAAATAACTTTCTGGATAAAACTTTTTTGGTGAAGACACATACATGGACATTCTATTTTCTGATTTTTCTTTTTTTCTCATTTTATTTTTCTCAAATTGCAGACATGCTTCTCTTCTTCAGCATAATAGCTTGTCCTGTTGAGCAGATCATCCCAGTCAACCTTATGCCCGTTGAATTCAGGGCCGTCAATGCATGCAAATCTTATTTGGCCATCAACAACAACCCTGCAGCCGCCGCACATGCCTATTCCGTCTATCATTATCGGATTCAATGAAACTATTGTCCTTGCCTTGTCCGTTGTCAATGCAGAAACAGATTTCATCATTATTGCAGGGCCGACTGCATAGACTAAGTTTAACCATTCTTTTTTCAGCAAAGCTTCCAATGCTGCTGTAACAAACCCCTTTAATCCTCTGCTTCCGTCATCTGTGCAGATTATAAGCTGCTTGGAGAGCTTTTTAAGCTCATCAACAAGTATCAATGATTTTTTATTTTTAGCGCCGATTATTGTTATGATCTTGTTCTTTGCTCTCTTCAATGCTTTTGCCAATGGCAATAATTCAGCAGCTCCAACGCCGCCGCCAACAAGGCAGACTGTCCCGTATTCCCTTATATCAGACGGGTTTCCCAATGGGCCGATTAGATCAAGCATACTATCGCCTTTTTTTAATTCGGAGAGCTGTTTTGTTGTCTTTCCTATTGCCTGAAACACAAGCGTTATTTCAGTCTGATTTGAATCTGCGATTGTCAGCGGAATCCTCTCGCCTTCTTCATCTAGCCTCAATATTATAAACTGCCCGGGCTTTGCATTTTTAGCAATATTTGGAGCCCTAACATTCATCAGGAATATGTTTTCAGCTAGTTTCTGCTTTTTTGTTATGATGGGCATTTTAGATTTTGTTTTATTTCTCTATCAGAAACTTTTTAGGAGCTTCATCTAGGTCTGTGAACTCATCAGCTTCTTCTATCAGCTTAGCTGAGGCGCTTTTGCCAAATGCTATGATTTCAACCCTGCAGCCGATTGCCCTTTTAAGATGCTGGACTAAAGGAGCAAAATCCCCATCGCCGCTTACAAGAATTATCGTGTCCAGCTTATGGGCAAGCTCAATTGTGTCCATTGCAATGCCGATGTCCCAGTCTCCTTTTTTCTGGCCGCCGTAGAAAATCTGCAGGTCTTTTGCCCTAACTTCAAACCCGATATTTTTCAATGCTTCAAAAAATCCCTGCTCTTCCTTTATGTCTGCTTTTATCACATATGCGAGCGCCCTGACTAAGTTCCTTCCTTTGACTGCTTCCTTCAGGATTTCCTTGAAGTTTACCTTTGCGCCATACATCTGCTTTGCAGAGTAATACATGTTCTGCACATCTATAAAAACACCCACTCTTTGCCCTTTATGCTTGTACATTTTATCACCTTTTTATCTTCTAAAAACCAATGACCGAGAAAAGCAAGACAATAAGCATCACTATGAACAATATGGCAAAAACCCCGACTATCGTGATTAAATAGAGCTTTGAAACAAATGCAAGCAAAGCCCATCCTTTTTCATTTGCAAAAAGATAGATGAAGTAGACAACTATGAGGCTGAACATGCTGTTCGTAAAATTAAAGATGCCGGATGCAGTGCTTATGAAAGATCCCCTGTAAAATTTCAATTCTGCCACC
Coding sequences within:
- a CDS encoding sulfide/dihydroorotate dehydrogenase-like FAD/NAD-binding protein, yielding MPIITKKQKLAENIFLMNVRAPNIAKNAKPGQFIILRLDEEGERIPLTIADSNQTEITLVFQAIGKTTKQLSELKKGDSMLDLIGPLGNPSDIREYGTVCLVGGGVGAAELLPLAKALKRAKNKIITIIGAKNKKSLILVDELKKLSKQLIICTDDGSRGLKGFVTAALEALLKKEWLNLVYAVGPAIMMKSVSALTTDKARTIVSLNPIMIDGIGMCGGCRVVVDGQIRFACIDGPEFNGHKVDWDDLLNRTSYYAEEEKHVCNLRKIK
- the trxA gene encoding thioredoxin — protein: MMAVIELNKDTFKEEILDSDKVVLVDFWAEWCMPCKMMAPAYEELSKKLAMLKFCKFNVDSASEIAEEYGIRGIPCIVVFKSGREIGRIVGNINKNELENKIKGIIGEK
- a CDS encoding NYN domain-containing protein, with amino-acid sequence MYKHKGQRVGVFIDVQNMYYSAKQMYGAKVNFKEILKEAVKGRNLVRALAYVIKADIKEEQGFFEALKNIGFEVRAKDLQIFYGGQKKGDWDIGIAMDTIELAHKLDTIILVSGDGDFAPLVQHLKRAIGCRVEIIAFGKSASAKLIEEADEFTDLDEAPKKFLIEK
- the gltA gene encoding NADPH-dependent glutamate synthase; translated protein: MDINKMKTIMPQQKSEERIKNFDEVNLGYNDELAIKEASRCLQCKKPVCIEGCPVKINIPKFIKQIKDKKFDDAIKTIKEQNFLPKVCGRVCPQETQCEEKCILAKKKQQIAIGCLERFAGDNEKSFLIPAIRKTGKKVAVVGSGPASLTCAAKLALMGHNVKIFEALHKAGGVLLYGIPEFRLPNKIVDDEIRYIKKLGVEIELNSVIGRTISLDELSKQYDAVFIGTGAGLPYFMRIPGESLNGVYSANEFLARINLMKANEFPKAKTPIKRANKTIVVGGGNVAIDAARTARRLGSDVTVVYRRSFDEMPARLEEIEHAKEEGINFLMLTSPTKIIGDKFVTGMEFQQMMLGEMDSSGRRTPLPIEDSEFSLECGQVIIAIGQGINPLLTRNSELRTVMRGAIEVNENYQTSEPKIFAGGDVIGQESTVIKAMADGKNAAAAIDAFLRGEIKNDGGNRAK